From Parus major isolate Abel chromosome 1A, Parus_major1.1, whole genome shotgun sequence, the proteins below share one genomic window:
- the ANKRD54 gene encoding ankyrin repeat domain-containing protein 54 isoform X1, whose protein sequence is MEGGGGADGAPGAGPEPGPGPGPEPQPESESEPQPHIALPPLGPGAPLGYLHVLWQREEPAGKIPARRLRRAARLHRRLGPTGKEAHALKRLREAANSNDLDTVQQLLEDGTDPCAADDKGRTALHFASCNGNDHIVQLLLDHGADPNQRDGLGNTPLHLAACTNHVPVITTLLRGGARVDALDRAGRTPLHLAKSKLNILQEGFSHSLEAVRLEVKQIIQMLREYLDRLGRHEQKEQLDDLCSRLQMTSTKEQVDEVTDLLASFTSLSLQMQKMDNR, encoded by the exons ATGGAGGGCGGCGGTGGGGCTGACGGGGCGCCCGGCGCGGGGCCggaaccgggaccgggaccAGGACCGGAGCCGCAGCCGGAGTCAGAGTCAGAGCCACAGCCGCACATCGCGCTACCGCCACTGGGACCGGGCGCACCCCTCGGTTACCTGCACGTCCTGTGGCAGCGGGAGGAGCCCGCGGGCAAGATCCCGGCCCGCCGCCTCCGCAGGGCCGCCCGCCTCCACCGTCGGCTGGGGCCGACGGGCAAGGAAGCCCACG CTCTGAAAAGGCTGCGTGAAGCTGCCAATAGCAATGATTTGGACACAG TGCAGCAACTCTTGGAGGATGGAACAGACCCCTGTGCTGCGGACGACAAAGGCCGGACAGCCCTACACTTTGCCTCCTGCAATGGCAACGATCACATTG TCCAACTGCTTCTGGACCATGGGGCTGACCCAAACCAGAGAGATGGGCTGGGCAATACTCCCTTACACTTGG ctgcctgcacGAACCACGTTCCTGTCATCACCACCCTACTGCGCGGAG GGGCCAGAGTTGATGCCTTGGATCGAGCTGGCAGAACCCCACTGCACCTTGCTAAATCAAAGCTGAATATCCTGCAGGAAGGATTCTCCCACAGCCTGGAGGCTGTACGCCTTGAAGTGAAGCAG ATTATCCAGATGTTGCGGGAATACCTGGACCGTCTGGGGAGGCATGAGCAAAAGGAACAGCTGGATGACCTCTGCTCCAGGCTACAGATGACTAGCACAAAGGAGCAG